From Oreochromis aureus strain Israel breed Guangdong linkage group 4, ZZ_aureus, whole genome shotgun sequence, a single genomic window includes:
- the LOC120439956 gene encoding adenylosuccinate lyase-like: MESHAEDIDFAMAAEEERKLRHDVMAHVHTFAHCCPTAAPIIHLGATSCYVGDNTDLIALRDGFNILLPKLARVIDRLANFLEEYADLPTLGFTHFQPAQLTTVGKRACLWLQDLVMDVTNLERARDDLRFRGVKGTTGTQASFLQLFQGDHDKVEELDKMVTEMAGFKKKKKNTCKRAERMVFIQRHVKWTLTTHG; the protein is encoded by the exons ATGGAGAGCCATGCAGAGGACATTGACTTTGCCATGGCGGCTGAAGAAGAGCGAAAGCTGAGGCACGATGTCATGGCGCACGTCCACACCTTTGCACACTGCTGCCCCACAGCTGCTCCCATCATCCACCTCGGAGCTACGTCATGCTATGTGGGAGACAATACT GATCTCATTGCATTGCGTGATGGCTTCAACATCCTCTTGCCCAAG CTGGCCAGAGTCATCGACCGGCTGGCAAACTTTTTAGAGGAATACGCTGACCTCCCCACGCTCGGCTTTACACACTTCCA GCCTGCCCAGTTGACCACAGTGGGGAAGCGAGCGTGTCTGTGGCTGCAGGATTTGGTGATGGATGTGACGAACCTGGAGCGAGCCCGCGATGATCTTCGTTTCCGTGGAGTCAAGGGGACCACAGGCACCCAGGCCAGCTTCCTGCAGCTCTTTCAGGGGGACCATGACAAG GTGGAAGAGCTTGACAAGATGGTGACAGAGATGGCTGGCTTTAAGAA aaagaagaaaaacacctgcaagcGCGCAGAAAGGATGGTTTTTATTCAAAGACATGTTAAGTGGACTTTAACTACACACGGTTAA